A single genomic interval of Mycobacterium sp. DL592 harbors:
- a CDS encoding glucosamine-6-phosphate deaminase: protein MIVNIVDEDAFAAAAADELLGRLPPIAPRLGVATGGTPMRLYDELARRSRAGEIDLSSAVVVALDEYVGLGSADPHSYAAYVRERIAEPLGIAAENVVVPQGDSPDPATAAAEFDARIAAVGGVDVQIAGIGANGHLGFNEPGSPLASTTRVVALSEQTRSDNARFFGGRVEEVPRHAITQGLATICRARGILLLASGRAKAQPLVAALLGPVDAAVPASVLQSHRDVTVIADHAAAAML, encoded by the coding sequence ATGATCGTCAACATCGTCGACGAGGACGCGTTCGCCGCTGCCGCCGCCGACGAACTGCTCGGGCGGCTGCCACCGATTGCGCCGCGGTTGGGAGTGGCGACCGGCGGCACGCCGATGCGGCTCTACGACGAACTCGCCCGCCGCAGCAGGGCAGGTGAGATCGACCTGTCGTCGGCCGTCGTCGTCGCCCTCGACGAGTACGTCGGCCTTGGATCGGCCGACCCGCACAGCTACGCGGCCTACGTGCGTGAACGGATCGCCGAGCCACTCGGCATCGCTGCCGAGAATGTGGTTGTACCGCAAGGTGATTCACCGGATCCCGCAACCGCCGCAGCCGAATTCGACGCCCGGATCGCCGCGGTCGGCGGCGTCGACGTGCAGATCGCCGGTATCGGCGCCAACGGCCACCTGGGCTTCAACGAGCCGGGATCGCCGCTGGCGTCCACCACCCGCGTCGTGGCGCTCTCCGAGCAGACCCGCTCGGACAATGCGCGCTTCTTCGGTGGTCGGGTCGAGGAGGTTCCCCGCCACGCCATCACGCAGGGGCTGGCGACCATCTGCCGGGCGCGCGGCATCCTCCTGCTCGCCTCGGGCCGGGCGAAGGCGCAGCCGTTGGTGGCCGCGCTGCTCGGGCCGGTCGACGCCGCGGTGCCCGCATCGGTGCTGCAGAGTCATCGGGATGTCACAGTGATCGCCGACCACGCCGCTGCTGCAATGCTGTGA
- a CDS encoding M20 family metallopeptidase: protein MTVTREEAIELLEAMVKIDSVTPWLIPGGAGEGEVAAFARDWFTELGLEVTLEEVEPGRPNVLAWLRGSKPGPTICLSAHSDTVGYENWADRALRPVIDGDLMIGLGAADDKGGCAAAMLAVRELVRSGTELAGNILVALVIDEEGVSIGTEHLVAHHADEIDYAINLEPEGSRTIFGEHQGFGWIDIIVHGVPAHGSAPDKGVDAIVHMAEVLTRLHKLDETVWKPNPDPKNGRTVFHTGTIKGGTDYATYPNQVVVGIEIGTQPGETLANRVTEIEEIFTEVAKTDPKFRGEVKVRLDRDPFTGEGNGALLDALADATEEVNGVRSPITGLNAWTDAALFQSAGIPTVLFGPEGGNYHAAEEWVSIPDLIATTEILRRALVTLIGSSVPTAQ from the coding sequence ATGACCGTCACTCGTGAGGAAGCGATCGAGTTGCTCGAGGCCATGGTGAAGATCGACTCGGTGACGCCGTGGCTCATCCCGGGCGGCGCCGGCGAGGGTGAGGTGGCCGCTTTCGCGCGCGACTGGTTCACCGAACTGGGACTGGAGGTGACGCTCGAGGAGGTCGAGCCGGGCCGGCCCAACGTGCTGGCCTGGCTGCGGGGCAGCAAGCCCGGGCCGACCATCTGCCTGTCCGCGCACAGCGACACCGTCGGCTACGAGAACTGGGCCGACCGCGCCCTGCGCCCGGTGATCGACGGCGATCTGATGATCGGGCTCGGTGCCGCCGACGACAAGGGTGGCTGTGCCGCGGCGATGCTCGCGGTGCGCGAATTGGTGCGCTCTGGAACGGAACTGGCGGGCAACATCCTCGTCGCTCTGGTGATCGACGAAGAAGGTGTCAGCATCGGCACCGAGCACCTGGTGGCCCACCACGCCGACGAGATCGACTACGCGATCAACCTGGAACCGGAAGGCTCCCGGACGATCTTCGGTGAGCACCAGGGCTTCGGATGGATCGACATCATCGTGCACGGGGTCCCCGCACACGGCTCGGCCCCGGACAAGGGCGTCGACGCCATCGTCCACATGGCCGAGGTTCTGACCAGGCTGCATAAGCTCGACGAGACGGTGTGGAAGCCCAATCCCGACCCGAAGAACGGGCGGACCGTCTTCCACACCGGAACCATCAAGGGCGGCACCGACTACGCCACCTACCCCAACCAGGTCGTCGTCGGCATCGAGATCGGCACCCAGCCGGGGGAGACGCTGGCCAACCGGGTCACCGAGATCGAGGAGATCTTCACCGAGGTCGCCAAGACCGACCCGAAGTTCCGCGGCGAGGTCAAGGTCCGGCTGGACCGCGACCCGTTCACCGGAGAAGGCAACGGTGCCCTGCTCGATGCCCTTGCCGACGCCACCGAGGAAGTGAACGGGGTGCGCTCCCCAATCACCGGATTGAACGCCTGGACCGACGCGGCGCTGTTCCAGAGCGCCGGCATCCCCACCGTCTTGTTCGGGCCCGAAGGGGGCAACTACCACGCGGCCGAGGAGTGGGTGTCGATCCCGGATCTGATCGCCACCACCGAGATCCTGCGCCGCGCCCTGGTGACCCTCATCGGCTCCTCGGTGCCGACGGCGCAGTGA
- a CDS encoding APC family permease, which translates to MTASADNTAGRGLRSGALRAVDVVVMALASSGPIQSVAVSLAAILATVAYAGFVPILICFVPMLGIALGYQRLHAWQPSAGATYTWVGRVLNPHAGFFAGWIMLLYYTVGTTSLTIPLGSYLLSFFSDTAADNTVAVAAVGTAFDLIVTAVAALGVALSARFQLAWAIFEYALLIGFAVLAVVFIAHGHSDVVKPSVSWFTIEGAGGFKSLISGVLLAIFLYSGWDTAAYVGEESSGRTAGRAAVTSVILLFVIYSVSVLAFQGIAPMQDMQDHAANILAFVGERIGGGVWANVMIVAVLGGTLASLLAAIVSASRIGFAMGRDRVVPSWLATVSPKYGTPLNATILFGLLNIAFLWGSTLIGAVGEALSNIVSTLGLMAAIFYLLTAVTAIWCYRRQITSSAKDFAIGGLMPGLGAAFMAFVVVYSIASGSLTGIELAFGVGLALAGLVLSVISAKVGRAPFYTDPGGGEPIPDAVGAPR; encoded by the coding sequence ATGACCGCTTCAGCTGACAACACCGCCGGTCGCGGCTTGCGCTCGGGCGCGCTGCGCGCCGTCGACGTGGTGGTGATGGCTCTGGCCAGTTCGGGGCCCATCCAGAGCGTGGCCGTCTCGCTGGCCGCCATCCTGGCCACCGTGGCCTACGCCGGCTTCGTGCCGATTCTCATCTGTTTCGTCCCGATGCTGGGCATCGCACTGGGGTACCAGCGCCTGCATGCGTGGCAGCCCAGCGCGGGTGCCACCTACACGTGGGTGGGCCGGGTGCTCAATCCGCACGCCGGATTCTTCGCCGGCTGGATCATGTTGCTGTACTACACAGTTGGCACGACCAGCCTGACCATTCCCCTCGGGAGTTACCTGCTCTCGTTCTTCTCCGACACCGCCGCGGACAACACGGTCGCGGTGGCCGCTGTCGGCACGGCCTTCGACCTGATCGTCACGGCGGTGGCCGCGTTGGGTGTGGCGTTGTCGGCCCGATTCCAATTGGCGTGGGCTATCTTCGAGTACGCGCTGCTGATCGGCTTCGCCGTGCTGGCCGTGGTCTTCATCGCGCACGGCCATAGTGATGTGGTCAAGCCGAGCGTCTCGTGGTTCACGATCGAGGGTGCGGGCGGCTTCAAGTCGTTGATCTCCGGTGTGCTGCTGGCGATCTTCCTGTATTCCGGTTGGGACACTGCGGCATACGTCGGTGAGGAGTCCAGCGGCCGAACTGCCGGCCGCGCCGCGGTGACCAGTGTCATCCTGCTGTTCGTCATCTACTCGGTGTCGGTGCTCGCATTCCAGGGCATCGCGCCGATGCAGGACATGCAAGACCACGCGGCGAACATCCTTGCGTTCGTGGGCGAACGGATCGGCGGTGGCGTCTGGGCCAACGTGATGATCGTCGCGGTGCTCGGCGGAACGCTGGCGTCGCTGCTCGCGGCGATCGTCAGTGCCTCCAGAATCGGGTTCGCCATGGGCCGCGATCGCGTCGTGCCGAGCTGGCTGGCCACCGTGAGCCCCAAGTACGGCACACCGTTGAACGCGACGATCCTGTTCGGTCTGCTGAACATCGCGTTTCTGTGGGGTTCGACCCTCATCGGCGCGGTGGGCGAGGCCCTGTCGAACATCGTCAGCACACTCGGGCTGATGGCGGCCATCTTCTACCTGCTCACGGCCGTCACCGCGATCTGGTGCTACCGGCGCCAGATCACCTCGTCGGCAAAGGATTTCGCCATCGGCGGTCTGATGCCCGGCCTCGGCGCGGCGTTCATGGCGTTCGTCGTCGTGTACTCGATCGCCTCGGGCTCGCTCACCGGGATCGAACTCGCCTTCGGCGTCGGTCTCGCGCTGGCAGGTCTGGTGCTGTCGGTCATCTCGGCCAAGGTCGGGCGGGCGCCGTTCTACACCGACCCCGGCGGCGGCGAGCCCATCCCGGATGCAGTGGGCGCACCGCGATGA
- a CDS encoding MFS transporter has translation MTDAHTTAADRTDNTGRSRRIAIGAGSLAVLLGALDTYVVVTIMTDIMQTVGIPVNKIQQVTPIITVYLLGYIAAMPLLGRLSDRFGRKLILQLSLATFAVGSVVTALSGDLTMLVVGRLIQGVASGALLPVTLALAADLWAARSRAAVLGGIGAAQELGSVLGPLYGIAVVTVLSKWQDVFWINVPLTVIAMVLIHFSLPSHDRSSNPERVDVVGGVLLAIALGLAVIGLYNPSPDGKQILPSYGLPLVLGAVVAAIAFAVWERFAKTRLIEPAGVRFIPFLASLGTSLCAGAALMVTLVNVELFGQGVLGKDPKETVFLLVHFLFALPIGALLGGWIATRIGDRIVAAVGMLIAAGGYWLISKWDVDVMTAYHHLGPVSLPVLGTDLAVAGLGLGLVIGPLTSAALRVVPAAQHGIASSLVVVARMTGMLIGVAALSAWGLYRFNQIMATMPKPTGTNVLEIAAQLAQNGRKAFAMQYGSIFSITVIVCLVGAALAVFIGGKTAHADADEDEELAALR, from the coding sequence ATGACTGACGCCCACACCACCGCAGCGGACCGGACGGACAACACCGGCCGGAGCCGACGGATCGCGATCGGGGCGGGCAGCCTGGCCGTTCTGCTCGGCGCCCTCGACACCTATGTCGTGGTCACGATCATGACCGACATCATGCAGACCGTCGGCATTCCGGTGAACAAGATCCAGCAGGTCACGCCGATCATCACGGTCTACCTGCTGGGCTACATCGCCGCGATGCCACTGCTGGGCCGGCTGTCGGACCGGTTCGGCCGCAAGCTCATCCTGCAGCTCAGCCTGGCCACCTTCGCGGTCGGATCGGTGGTGACAGCTCTGTCGGGCGACCTGACGATGCTGGTCGTCGGGCGGCTCATCCAGGGTGTGGCCAGCGGCGCGCTGCTTCCCGTCACGCTGGCGCTGGCCGCCGACCTGTGGGCAGCCCGCAGCCGGGCCGCCGTCCTCGGCGGTATCGGCGCGGCCCAGGAACTGGGCAGCGTGCTCGGCCCGCTCTACGGCATCGCCGTGGTCACGGTCCTGTCGAAGTGGCAGGACGTGTTCTGGATCAACGTGCCGCTGACCGTGATCGCCATGGTGCTGATCCACTTCAGCCTGCCCTCGCACGACCGCAGCTCGAATCCGGAGCGCGTCGACGTCGTCGGCGGTGTGCTCCTGGCCATCGCACTGGGACTGGCCGTGATCGGGCTCTACAACCCGTCGCCGGACGGCAAGCAGATTCTGCCGAGTTACGGGCTGCCGCTCGTGCTCGGCGCGGTGGTGGCGGCGATCGCGTTCGCGGTGTGGGAGCGCTTCGCCAAGACCCGGCTGATCGAGCCCGCCGGGGTTCGGTTCATCCCGTTCCTGGCGTCGCTGGGCACGTCCTTGTGCGCGGGCGCGGCCCTGATGGTGACGTTGGTCAACGTCGAGTTGTTCGGTCAGGGCGTGCTGGGCAAGGACCCGAAGGAAACCGTATTCCTGTTGGTGCACTTCCTGTTTGCGCTGCCCATCGGCGCCCTGCTGGGTGGCTGGATCGCCACCAGGATCGGTGACCGGATCGTGGCGGCGGTCGGGATGCTGATCGCCGCGGGCGGCTACTGGCTGATCTCCAAATGGGATGTCGACGTGATGACCGCCTACCACCACCTGGGCCCGGTATCGCTGCCGGTGCTCGGCACCGACCTCGCCGTCGCCGGTCTCGGACTGGGGCTGGTGATCGGTCCACTGACGTCGGCGGCGCTGCGGGTGGTTCCCGCCGCACAGCACGGCATCGCGTCGTCTCTGGTGGTTGTCGCCCGGATGACCGGCATGCTGATCGGCGTTGCCGCGCTGAGCGCCTGGGGCCTGTACCGGTTCAACCAGATCATGGCGACCATGCCGAAACCTACCGGCACCAACGTCCTGGAGATCGCCGCTCAGCTCGCCCAGAACGGCCGTAAGGCATTCGCGATGCAGTACGGGTCGATCTTCTCCATCACCGTGATCGTCTGCCTGGTCGGGGCCGCGCTGGCCGTCTTCATCGGCGGCAAGACGGCACACGCCGACGCCGACGAGGACGAGGAGCTAGCCGCCCTGCGGTAG
- a CDS encoding riboflavin synthase, whose amino-acid sequence MFTGIVEELGEIVGKDELGDSARFVIRGPVVTADARHGDSIAVNGVCLTVVDVLPDGQFSADVMAETLRRSSLAAVDVGSAVNLERAAAVDSRLGGHIVQGHVDGTGHVVSRTPSEHWEVVRVALPPELSRYVVEKGSITVDGISLTVSGLGDDWFEVSLIPTTLALTTLGRAPVGAPVNLEVDVIAKYVERLLGDRLR is encoded by the coding sequence GTGTTCACCGGAATCGTCGAGGAGCTGGGCGAGATTGTCGGCAAGGACGAGCTGGGCGATTCCGCCCGGTTCGTGATCCGCGGGCCCGTCGTCACTGCTGATGCGCGCCACGGCGACTCGATCGCCGTCAACGGTGTGTGCCTGACCGTTGTCGACGTGCTGCCCGACGGTCAGTTCAGCGCTGATGTGATGGCCGAGACCCTGCGGCGCTCCAGCCTGGCTGCGGTCGACGTGGGCAGCGCCGTCAACCTGGAGCGGGCTGCGGCCGTCGACAGCAGGCTCGGCGGCCACATCGTCCAGGGTCACGTCGACGGCACCGGCCACGTCGTCTCCCGGACGCCGTCGGAGCACTGGGAGGTGGTCCGCGTCGCGCTGCCGCCGGAACTGTCGCGCTACGTCGTGGAGAAGGGCTCCATCACCGTCGACGGAATCTCGTTGACCGTCTCGGGTCTCGGCGACGACTGGTTCGAGGTGTCGCTGATCCCGACCACGCTGGCGCTCACCACGCTGGGCAGAGCGCCGGTGGGTGCTCCGGTGAATCTTGAAGTAGATGTCATTGCAAAGTATGTTGAGCGGTTGCTCGGCGATCGCCTGCGCTGA
- a CDS encoding GNAT family N-acetyltransferase, translating into MGSDLQFHHAPAGTGEGAALVAAMVAEMRDLYDGLDIEGENMPKAGAAELGPPGGTYLVGYRDGRPVCGGGIKRLPDGACEIKRMYVVPDERGKGLAKVLLQALEDAARGLGYQLARLDTGARQPHAQRMYEAAGYQPVGNFNGNPVAIYFGEKRLVAGGD; encoded by the coding sequence ATGGGCAGTGACCTGCAATTTCATCATGCCCCGGCTGGCACGGGTGAGGGTGCGGCGTTGGTGGCGGCGATGGTGGCCGAGATGCGTGATCTGTACGACGGACTCGACATCGAGGGCGAGAACATGCCGAAGGCGGGCGCGGCCGAGCTCGGCCCGCCCGGCGGTACCTATCTGGTGGGCTACCGCGACGGCCGGCCGGTCTGCGGGGGCGGGATCAAGCGGCTGCCCGACGGCGCTTGCGAGATCAAGCGCATGTACGTCGTGCCCGACGAGCGTGGCAAAGGGCTCGCCAAGGTGCTGTTGCAGGCGCTCGAGGATGCCGCGCGCGGGCTCGGCTACCAGCTCGCGAGGCTGGACACCGGTGCGCGGCAACCGCACGCTCAGCGCATGTACGAGGCGGCGGGGTACCAGCCGGTGGGCAATTTCAACGGTAATCCGGTGGCGATCTACTTCGGTGAGAAGCGGTTGGTCGCCGGCGGGGACTAG
- a CDS encoding LppX_LprAFG lipoprotein, whose amino-acid sequence MPTRRRMFAVLAALLSTATLVVAGCSSKPAENLPDAQGLLQQSITTTKALKSAHLEITVNGKIDGLPVKKLTGDLTNVPSVAVSGNSTISMGGSDVDIQLVVLEGTLYAALTPNNWLDMGPAADVYDPSVILNPDSGLANMLASVTDAKSQASDTINGVDTVKISGKVTGDAVNKLIPQVKATGAVPATVWIQKSDPHQLVQAKVDPSDGNSIQLTLSDWDKPVTVTKPAV is encoded by the coding sequence ATGCCGACGCGCCGCCGAATGTTCGCCGTCCTTGCCGCCCTGCTCTCGACAGCCACGCTGGTCGTCGCGGGCTGCTCCTCCAAGCCTGCCGAGAACCTGCCCGATGCGCAGGGGTTGCTACAGCAGTCCATCACCACCACCAAAGCGCTCAAGAGCGCGCACCTGGAGATCACCGTCAACGGCAAGATCGACGGGCTGCCGGTCAAGAAGCTCACCGGCGACCTCACCAACGTGCCCAGTGTGGCCGTCTCGGGTAACTCCACCATCTCGATGGGTGGCTCTGACGTCGACATCCAGCTGGTCGTGCTCGAGGGCACGCTGTACGCGGCGCTGACCCCGAACAACTGGCTCGACATGGGGCCTGCCGCCGACGTCTACGACCCCTCGGTGATCCTGAACCCGGACAGCGGCCTGGCCAACATGCTGGCCAGCGTCACCGACGCCAAGTCTCAAGCCAGTGACACCATCAACGGTGTGGACACGGTCAAGATCTCGGGCAAGGTCACCGGCGATGCCGTCAACAAGCTCATCCCCCAAGTCAAGGCGACCGGTGCCGTGCCCGCGACGGTATGGATCCAGAAGAGCGACCCGCACCAGCTCGTGCAGGCCAAGGTGGACCCGAGCGACGGCAACAGCATCCAGCTGACGCTCTCGGACTGGGACAAGCCGGTCACCGTCACCAAGCCCGCGGTCTGA
- a CDS encoding FGGY-family carbohydrate kinase — protein sequence MSDVPVVLGVDLGTSAIKVVAVGEDGVVAARARCGYPTARPETGAAEQDPRDWWQALAAAGDQVAREVAPHRWRGVGLSAMLPTLVELDGDGWPAGPAITWEDARAEDQADVLLQRFGDEALYRITGQRVDGRYLGPMHARLRALGRAGVTVAGAKDVLFEQLTGRLLTDPSTAAGSAVFDIERGQWDTGLAAAAGITALPDVARADSAEPLSARWRDRWGLGDLPVVLGAADSVLGALGVGAVDHGDVGVIAGTSAIVLGISDEPTRDQQLRYLVTPLAGDGWGLEMDLLAIGSAFDAVARLFGLSGPAALLDAAGSIPLEQAPLFLPYLAPGEQGALWDPSLTGTLTGLRLGMGVGHIARGLLTGIVVELRRCIDILAATTGRHGPILLGGGSAVSPLMWQDLADATGREVRADPLTGDHSALGAALFAAAALGRPIYRTATTTVVTPRPQRHAWWTEALARHDEARR from the coding sequence GTGAGCGACGTCCCGGTTGTTCTGGGCGTCGACCTCGGCACGTCGGCGATCAAGGTCGTCGCGGTCGGCGAGGACGGTGTGGTCGCCGCCAGGGCGCGTTGTGGATACCCGACTGCACGGCCGGAAACCGGTGCGGCCGAACAGGATCCACGGGACTGGTGGCAGGCCCTGGCGGCCGCCGGGGACCAGGTCGCCCGCGAGGTTGCGCCACATCGATGGCGGGGAGTCGGCCTGAGTGCGATGCTGCCGACGCTCGTCGAGCTCGACGGTGACGGCTGGCCCGCCGGTCCGGCGATCACCTGGGAGGACGCCCGCGCCGAGGATCAGGCGGACGTCCTGCTGCAGCGGTTCGGCGACGAGGCCCTATACCGCATCACCGGCCAGCGGGTCGACGGGCGCTACCTGGGCCCGATGCACGCGCGGCTGCGTGCCCTGGGCCGTGCCGGTGTGACGGTCGCCGGCGCCAAAGATGTGTTGTTCGAACAACTCACCGGCCGGCTGCTCACCGATCCGAGCACCGCGGCGGGCAGCGCCGTGTTCGACATCGAACGCGGACAGTGGGACACCGGCCTCGCCGCGGCGGCAGGTATCACCGCCTTACCCGATGTCGCGCGGGCGGACTCGGCCGAGCCGCTGTCAGCCCGGTGGCGGGACCGATGGGGACTCGGGGATCTGCCGGTGGTGCTCGGTGCGGCCGACTCGGTGCTCGGCGCACTGGGGGTGGGTGCGGTCGACCACGGGGATGTCGGGGTGATCGCGGGTACTTCTGCGATCGTGCTGGGAATCTCGGACGAACCGACCCGGGATCAGCAGCTGCGCTACCTCGTGACGCCCCTGGCGGGGGACGGCTGGGGTCTGGAGATGGATCTGCTGGCGATAGGTTCGGCGTTCGACGCGGTTGCCCGGCTGTTCGGGCTGAGCGGTCCCGCCGCGCTACTCGACGCGGCGGGGTCGATTCCGCTCGAGCAGGCTCCGCTGTTTCTGCCCTACCTGGCCCCCGGCGAGCAGGGCGCACTGTGGGACCCGAGCCTGACCGGAACCCTCACCGGGCTTCGGCTCGGGATGGGCGTCGGCCATATCGCGCGCGGGCTGCTCACCGGGATCGTCGTCGAATTACGGCGCTGTATCGACATTCTGGCCGCTACCACCGGGCGCCACGGCCCGATCCTGCTCGGCGGTGGCAGCGCGGTCAGCCCGCTGATGTGGCAGGACCTCGCCGATGCGACCGGCCGCGAAGTGCGGGCGGACCCCCTGACCGGGGACCATTCGGCACTCGGTGCGGCGCTGTTCGCGGCCGCTGCGCTGGGCCGGCCGATCTATCGCACCGCCACGACGACGGTGGTCACACCTCGCCCGCAACGGCACGCCTGGTGGACCGAGGCGCTGGCCCGTCACGACGAGGCCAGGCGATGA
- the lysA gene encoding diaminopimelate decarboxylase, giving the protein MSIPEVLGLFPPGSALDDDGTITVGGCRLDELAAEFGTPVMVVDEDALRAKAREYLAAFRGLWPRSDVAFASKAFPCTAIQRVMSEEGLHLDVAGGGEIVTALSAGADPARMLLHGNAKTDEELELAVANGVGLVVVDNFDDIDRLERIVPAGRRQGCLVRVIPGVQGSTHAAMATGHAGSKFGLLPVDARAAIETIRRSRVLRCDGVHTHVGSQLLDATQLAAAVEPVAELGSFDVYDFGGGLGVRYTYDDQPPSVREYAAMMVERARGLVPAGARIIVEPGRSMTAAAACTVYRVTTVKHGERTHVAVDGGMGDNLEVSLYGQRFEATVVDRVGGGRPVTVVGRHCESGDQLIDVVPLDNPAVGDLLAVPVTGAYCYTMANQYNGARRIPVVFIAGGKARLVVRRDTWADLLARDVPLPQGG; this is encoded by the coding sequence ATGAGCATTCCGGAGGTGCTGGGCCTGTTCCCACCCGGCAGCGCTCTCGACGACGACGGGACTATCACGGTCGGCGGCTGCCGCCTCGACGAGCTCGCCGCCGAGTTCGGCACCCCGGTCATGGTCGTCGACGAGGACGCGCTGCGGGCCAAGGCCCGGGAGTATCTGGCCGCGTTCCGGGGCCTGTGGCCGCGCTCTGACGTCGCGTTCGCGTCGAAGGCGTTCCCGTGCACCGCGATCCAGCGGGTGATGAGCGAGGAGGGCCTGCACCTCGATGTGGCGGGCGGGGGAGAGATCGTCACCGCGCTGTCCGCCGGTGCCGATCCGGCCCGAATGCTGTTGCACGGTAACGCGAAAACCGACGAGGAACTCGAACTCGCGGTCGCCAACGGTGTCGGGTTGGTGGTGGTCGACAACTTCGACGACATCGACAGGCTGGAACGCATCGTGCCGGCCGGCCGGCGTCAGGGCTGCCTGGTGCGCGTCATTCCCGGTGTGCAGGGCAGTACCCACGCGGCCATGGCCACCGGGCACGCCGGCTCGAAGTTCGGCTTGCTGCCCGTCGACGCCCGCGCCGCGATCGAGACGATCCGTCGCAGTAGAGTGCTGCGCTGCGACGGCGTGCACACCCACGTCGGCTCGCAACTGCTCGACGCCACCCAGCTGGCTGCCGCGGTGGAACCGGTCGCCGAATTGGGTAGTTTCGACGTCTACGACTTCGGCGGGGGCCTCGGGGTGCGCTACACCTACGACGACCAGCCGCCCTCGGTGCGCGAGTACGCCGCGATGATGGTCGAGCGGGCCCGCGGCCTGGTGCCGGCCGGCGCCCGGATCATCGTCGAGCCGGGCCGCTCGATGACCGCCGCCGCGGCGTGCACCGTCTACCGCGTCACCACCGTCAAGCACGGCGAGCGTACCCACGTCGCCGTGGACGGCGGGATGGGCGACAACCTCGAGGTGTCGCTGTACGGCCAGCGGTTCGAGGCGACGGTGGTCGACCGGGTCGGTGGCGGCCGGCCCGTCACGGTGGTCGGCAGGCACTGCGAGTCGGGCGATCAACTGATCGACGTTGTGCCCCTTGATAATCCGGCTGTCGGCGACCTGCTGGCGGTACCGGTCACTGGGGCGTACTGCTACACGATGGCCAACCAGTACAACGGTGCGCGCCGGATTCCGGTGGTCTTCATCGCCGGCGGCAAGGCCCGCTTGGTGGTACGCCGGGACACCTGGGCTGACCTGTTGGCCCGCGATGTTCCGCTACCGCAGGGCGGCTAG
- a CDS encoding aspartate aminotransferase family protein, with the protein MQFTDAYAARTPVTKALYERARRTVPGGAGSTARLPRNGWKPYPIFMSEGTGSRLTDVDGNTYIDYLLGLGPMILGHRHPVVTEAVSRAVHDLGTCFGLPYELEIEAAEKVVATVPGIEQVRFTNSGSEAVGTAVRLARATTGRRIVVRFEGHYHGWQDTVYWSNHVDPVLAGPADHPRPVAMGPGVPAELEDTLVVLTWNDPDSFVALMDSRGDEIAAVLTEPAVFNTGCILPEPGYLELLRSETRKHGALLIFDEVITGFRFARGGAQEWFGVTPDLTTLAKGLGGGFPVAAVGGSVEAMHMIADGTYSHSGTYNANVVQCAAVSATMDVLAEPGLYERQRALGYRLAAGLNDLAAERGLDAYCEGLGTVFQLWFADGPIHNWRDAVARADEPLFTRWYEEMVIRGVLFHPLQFENLFVSLVHDDKDIDETLEAAADALSVVAKTRAAASRS; encoded by the coding sequence ATGCAATTCACCGACGCCTACGCGGCCCGGACGCCCGTCACCAAAGCGCTCTATGAGCGGGCCCGTCGCACTGTCCCCGGCGGGGCGGGGTCGACGGCCCGGCTTCCGCGCAACGGCTGGAAGCCCTATCCGATCTTCATGTCCGAGGGCACCGGGTCACGCCTGACCGATGTCGACGGCAACACCTATATCGACTATCTGCTGGGGCTGGGCCCGATGATCCTGGGGCACCGCCACCCGGTGGTCACCGAGGCCGTCAGCCGGGCGGTGCACGATCTGGGCACCTGCTTCGGGCTGCCCTACGAGCTGGAGATCGAGGCCGCCGAGAAGGTGGTCGCTACGGTGCCCGGGATCGAACAGGTGCGATTCACCAACTCCGGCTCGGAGGCGGTGGGCACCGCGGTTCGGTTGGCCCGCGCCACCACCGGGCGCCGCATCGTTGTCCGGTTCGAGGGCCACTACCACGGCTGGCAGGACACGGTGTACTGGTCGAATCACGTCGACCCGGTCCTGGCCGGGCCCGCCGACCATCCGCGTCCCGTCGCAATGGGGCCGGGCGTGCCCGCCGAACTCGAGGACACCCTGGTCGTGCTGACATGGAACGACCCGGACAGCTTCGTCGCGCTGATGGACAGCCGCGGCGACGAGATCGCCGCGGTGCTCACCGAGCCGGCGGTGTTCAACACCGGCTGCATCCTGCCCGAACCCGGATACCTGGAACTGCTGCGTTCCGAGACCCGCAAGCACGGTGCGTTGTTGATCTTCGACGAGGTGATCACCGGATTCCGGTTCGCCCGCGGCGGCGCCCAGGAGTGGTTCGGCGTCACGCCGGATCTCACCACGCTGGCCAAGGGGCTCGGCGGGGGATTCCCGGTGGCCGCAGTCGGCGGATCGGTCGAGGCGATGCACATGATCGCCGACGGCACCTACTCCCATTCGGGCACCTACAACGCCAACGTCGTGCAGTGCGCGGCGGTGTCGGCCACCATGGACGTGTTGGCCGAGCCGGGCCTCTACGAGCGGCAGCGGGCCCTCGGGTACCGGCTTGCCGCGGGCCTCAACGATCTGGCGGCCGAGCGCGGTCTGGACGCGTACTGCGAAGGGCTGGGCACGGTGTTCCAGCTGTGGTTCGCCGACGGGCCGATCCACAACTGGCGCGATGCGGTGGCCCGGGCTGACGAGCCCCTGTTCACCCGCTGGTATGAAGAGATGGTGATTCGCGGCGTGCTGTTCCATCCGCTGCAGTTCGAGAACCTGTTCGTCTCGCTCGTGCACGACGACAAGGACATCGACGAGACGCTGGAGGCGGCGGCCGACGCGCTGAGCGTGGTGGCCAAGACCCGCGCAGCCGCCTCCCGGTCGTGA